Part of the Vigna unguiculata cultivar IT97K-499-35 chromosome 3, ASM411807v1, whole genome shotgun sequence genome, TCCTATGCCTATTTCAGTACTAGGTATGAAGTTATTTGCGTTATTCAACAACAGTACTTCTTCCGAGGATGTCTCGTTTGGGTTCCTGTGATTTTTTGACATCTTAAGTAGTCGTATATGGAATCTCTCCAATGGTGTTATCTCCTTGTACACCACTTCTGAACGTTTCTTTGTAGGAATCTTAGTACTCCATAGACGTTCACTCTTCTCAGCTAATAACAAAAATCATCACAATCTCACACATAAATAAGTATCAATCTCTGCATCtgtaatataaatatagattgaaaaagaagattttttttttctacccttttgatctttatatttatcaaaaaactCAGGTTGAAAATTCTTGGGCAGATAGTCCTCAAGACCAAGGCTTCCTCGTTTCTTATATCTAGATCCGCATGCATTGCACAACACTGGTTTGTCTTCTGGTCCATTACGCCAAAGTGGGGTAACTGATATCAAACCATACATATGTTGGCAACAAAATTTTTCAGACACAATCATTTCAGTACCATAATAATGTCGTTGAATTCTTTGTTTATCGAGACATGACACTCTTCAAGTGCTTTCATTTTACACACATAACCTTTTTTCATACGGTGTTTATAGTGCACTTTGCATAATAactcaaatgaaaaatattttatattttgtaaaaaatatatagtattttTACCTTTTCATGAACATTTATCTCCTATTCTTTTATAAAGAATTATCtataatagttttatttcaTGGTGTTAAAACTCACTATCTCATGTCtaatagaagaagaaataacCAAAGAAAAAAGTTGTAAACAAGAAGACTTACCATCAATTCCACAATGGAAGCATGGACCAAGCTTTTTCCCCATATGTGTGTGTAAAGTTCctatcaaaataacaaatccaGAAAAACCCTAATATGAGATCtataaaaacttaaaacttGTGTTCCTGAATTGAAGTTGTAGAAGAagggagaaagagaaaaaaaaaatcagtgaaTTTTCTCAATATTCCCAAATTTTTGTGTTTCCAATggtttccatttcttttctAATCTTAATCTCTATACTCTCTTGCATTTATGTTTTGTTGGTATGTAATTAAGTCTTAAATACGTTTAAATTCACATGTTCTACAAATGTCTACTTGTATCATCAGTTTTCATATAGGTACAAAAACATGCTAGCGTTACTTTTCAAAACCTATTCAAtataaacttcaaaaaaattattataacataaAAGAGAGGGATGAAGGTGGGGTTGAGTGTTAATAGTGTGAAAAGTTTTTGAGAATGTTGGTTGTGGAGTGTTTTCTTAATAGAAATCATTCAATGCtacaaaatagttaatttaataatatatataactcaTATTAAGTGGGTGgggaaattaaaaagaaaaaaaaacatatatacagGTAAAATAGAACTAAATCACCTACTAAAGCGATATTCAACTAAtactattaatttaatatttattataaaaatataaatagcaTATTTTCTTATAAGTATCAAGTATTGTGCTTATTCTCTATTGTATATgatacattttaataatattattaaatgatatatttattgatcataatatatttaatgaatttaataaatgtaagccttataattatactatttaattaatgtaatatttatataagtatacaaattaaatgaaatttgtatattgtaataaatattgtatttattaaatataatatgtgTAGAAGAGGGTATGTACTTTGTAAACCTTAGTGTTTGCATAGTATTCACAATGTAAAAGAGTTAAATTAGCCAAAATATTTCctataactaatttattttttatctatatctatatataaagaggatttttttccttttgttgtttatatttattttttaattttattttttaaacataatttttttaaaattaaaaataattattttattaattttattttttaaatcactgtttctttaaatttaacgGATTTGTTCGATTTgactattttttaactataaaactatcaaaataaataaaatacttttacgATCAAGttatagaaattatttaatttgattttatagttataataacaaaaacaataatattttattatttttttatattatacgaAAAACATATAGCTGTTTTCactattgataaaaaaaatatataatacatttatttaatataataataaaacatgtaaTGTTACTCTaagtatattaaatatgtaacttgggaaaagaaaatgttgtaatagattaattaataaatgatataataataaaaatgaaatagtataataataattttaaagaaggattattactttaaaatattttgaattgatgGAATTATAGACTCTTATATGTAGAGTTTGCTAATAATTTATTGGTATCAATCCCTATCATATATCTACGAGAAAAATCtcataaataatgtaaatataatgaaattaaataaatataatatagcaatcactataataaaatattcgattaataattaattttagtaacaaaaaataattagtgtcaaatttagataccaatttataaattaaaaattgattaaatatatttttggtctttcaacttgtagtgaaaattaaaattaatcccTCTTTGAAATCTTGAACCAATTTAATCTCTCAATTCTataatgtgtgaatttagtcattttaactaaattttattaagtttatttgacgtttcaaatatatttcattatagtattttagtttgtttatacCATTTGAACATGTTCGCTTCCATATTAGCTTAGAAAACgcgtttgaaacgttaaataaacttaagaaaatttggtttaaaggattaaattcgtgtatttataaagataagagactaaattggttcaagatTTTCAAGAGGAACTAATTTCATGTTTGACAAAAGATTGaagaaccaaaaatatatttaacctactAAAAGTTATTGGTAactgaaataatttaaaaaattataattggtgtctaattaaaaactaaaatagtttctattataaattggtctctaaattatcaataacattaattatctaaattttaactatcaaaaaatttagtatacaattaggaaatttatttttaaattagtctctaaatatatattttttattataaatttggtcactgtttaataattttaccgTAGTGAATCAATTTAatatatctaatttatttttaacatctccCTCTCCTCTTCAGCGTAACATCCACGCCTTTATCATTGAACACCATGTTCTGTTAAGTTACAATTATGACCATCTCTTATCACATAATGTTTAGGTTTTTAAgcatcaatttaaatttttatttctagtttgcttcttttttctattttttttttctcgattCAATCTCTTCTTACGTTTTCCCGAGTGAGTTACGCTTGGTTTCAAATGGATGCCAAagttcacaaattttattttgtttttaaatatatatatatatatttaaaattttcttcaataAACAATAGGTGAAGTGAATTCATATAATAAATGGAGTTCAATAATCAACTATGATATAACCTGCATGAAATgaatatataacttaatttaaagatgaaaaaacaTAATCTTTAAGAATAGTtttaaaaaacacatttaatcctatataaaatatataattttttttcacgcTAAAAAAGAGAGAGATTGTTTTGATACTTATATTATTTAGCGATCTTCTGCTAATGTACTAATTTcgaataatttatgtattattagtCTATCTAAATGagtaattaaagtataatgATTGATTATTCTGTAAAactatacttttatttaacgTGATGAAAGaagatataaaaaaacttaagaaataagaaatactTAATCATGAGTTGACTCGATCTGTATTTAAGTttagtgacattttttttttaaatatggaatTCTCCCAGTGTGATAAAATTAACACTAATCAATAAATAACGTTGAATTTGTTTTGCACGCGTACTGAATTGTAAAACTTGTGAATTAATCGTGGACGTTAATTCACTAATATGAGATTATGAAAATAGGCTCTAAATAGAATTTTTAAATCCAAATCCTAAGTCTTAATCcatcactaaattttaaattagaacaGTAGTCAAATGGACCGatactaatattatttctttaaattaatatcaaataatttaaaattaatattatttatttatatatttaatgtcaATTCAGTCatcttcaatattatttactttaaatattatttaagtttagatggcacattaaatttatttttaatacttatttAACTCGTGtccaatttaactttttttctaatattaaaatttatgtcttgaaaataagtaatatatatatatatatatatatatatatatatatatatatatatatatataaataatatgtattaaatatgataatttttttaaatatgagaaatatataatagttaccgcatgaattcaaattaaaatcaaatataataaacattttaaacataaaaatttataaattattgttataataaaaatattattggtttatatatttaatattttattaataaatatcagtaaaatattataaaatatcaaatataaatatatgtcaaaaataaatatgtgaCATAAATTAAAGTATCATGGTAAACCTATAAATACATTGCATAGGTCAAAAGAATATATTTCTAAACAACTAGTCAACATGTTTCTTATAAATGTAGTGTGAGTATAGGAGACTTAATTGGGTTTATATGGATTTTCTCACATAccttaaataacacacaaaataaGTGATAATCACATATCACAAAACAAGACAATAACAATTTGGCATTTTAACCTCTAAAATAACAAGCTAATCAtaatttgtttctaattatttagaaaacataaattaaacaaattaaaacctgatttcatttatcataattcaaataaatttactttcactttttatttcttttatttctattatttttctttttctcaaatcTACTCCtccttaaaacaaacaaaaccttAATGTGATACTGATTTAACAAACTCGATTTACGCCAACACGAAAGTAAAGATGAAGAAAACGAGCATGGTGCAGCTGTTTTGGCAACAAGTGGAGTAGCAACGTGTTGGGCTCCCATTGGACCTAGGCACATCACCTAATTTAAAGTCGCACCACGGTTTTGCTAAGTCACCATCCAAAAATTCAATGAACTTTTCCTACAAcactactttttcttttatcaggtttaattactcttttatcTCCCTTTGTCCAATGGACAAAGTGTCAAATTAGTtctctaattattttaaattttaatttggtctcaattttaaaaaaatttgatgcaatttagtcttttttattaaattttttgaaaggaatcaacaacttttttatcatatttgatattatgattatgttaattacatcaataaagaaaatcattattattaataactttaattttgatgaaaaatttttgatccatttcaagaaatttaataaaaagaatcccattgcatcaatttttaaaaaattaagatcaaattgaagcttaaaaaaaatctgaagGACTAATTTGACACTTTTAgacaaaaatagagaccaaaagaataattaaactcagaaacatattattcattactcatTCTCATTATCAagacttttttttaaaagtttttttatcatttctaatttccctttgtatattttttgtgataaatggtaaattataattatctaatttaatcaattaacatatttttttcaagttaTCAAATTCATCTCATTACTCACTAATTTccataaatttatttcttatctttcttcattttttactattttcccCTTAATATAAAGATCCATACTTTCACTTCTCTTTTCTTACAAACCATTCAAATTCATTCTCtcaaatttatcttcaaatccaaatacaaatttaaagaaatgaaaTGTTGATTATTTGTACTGTGTTACTAATACTTATTAAGAATTTACTTATAAgttaaacattttatattaaatagaaatgaaaaaaatataaaaagataaattaaaaactttattggATTAAAGTTTAGGATGAAagtaatatgaaattattttaagttatttcattacaataaaatgttatattattgatagaattatataaacaaaaacaaattcatgggtaaaatgaaatttaacgacaaaaattttaataacgGAGTATAAAAGTTTACTTACCAATAAAATATCTGTTGATAATgaatttgtcactaaatttttttttgagtaattaaaaattttattataaaaaatattttaagtatactaatatttcttaaattaacatttaaaaatgtaataaatatttttgaaaatactaATATTCATAAAAGTGACATTAAAGTTcgaaatattttagattttaatatataaaacgtaataaaaatattaaatattttagatttaaatagcatttttagaaatgttatatatatttttaaaacatttaataattatattttaattaattataatctatttaacaattgaatttaagaattatattaaatttataattaaatctaataatttataattgaatttaaaaataattaataaaaatatcaattttaataaaaatattagtataatattaataaaaagatttaatttggttttaatttaaaagagacataattattctattttaattaaaattaagactaaattcgataaaaataagaaatataagaacaattgaataaaaataataaatatatgaattaaattgaaaaaaaaaaataacgcttgacaatacatttaaaaattttaaaattataaaagattaaaaaaatctaaaactgATATAGGTGGCATGTAATGTTTACTCACGTTAATTATTTAACTAGtgttggtaaaaaaaaaaactaatgaaaattaataaaaattaagacctaaacgtataataaaaataagaaacaaattaaaaaattcaacgaaaataaaacttaaaagaatatttaaaccTAATCTAAAAAAATGAGGACAAATCTGCACACACACGTTGTATctagtttaaaaaatagaaatataatcaTAGATATTAATCCCTGTGagtatgttttattaaaaaacaaaatactacTCAATCTTATTTTTTCAGTTAAATATTTCCAGCTGTATTTGGAATTGGTTGGAATTTGTAGATCTTGCCACCTATACgttcacatattttattatgttatcttacaatattttacaataaatatatgcatatttattatcatgttttattttttaattttgtttatgacATAAGAACAcgataattgaaaatattatatgaagtcaaatattataaatatttacagTTTGATCTTGTGAGAATCTTTTCCTACTATCTATTAGTTTTTCTtgtgtttcatttttttcttgctctactatgttttattttattttcatcttttacaTGGGTgactttcattttaaattttgtattattgctttaaaataatattaagattaaaataagagaaatatttgtgtaagaaaatctttcttatatatattattataaataaaaacttatgaGGTGGTTTCGCACATCATAGCTTTCCAATTgtcttttatgttttctaacATTTTATGAATGTTTCTATTTCTATGGTTGTAAATAATAAATGCTAATTACTTTTCGTGGGCATCCAAAGAAATATCTAATTAACAGACTTGTTTTACCTATTAaagaatttgttttaaaattgaattgtttagataaagagaaaattttGGTTCCAGCATTGTTTATTATTTACCTGTTTGTTAATAGATATGTTCTTGAGAATCAAAATGCTCCTATATGGAAAGACGtgtattattaatttgaaataaacaCAGTACACATCAGTAATGGGgacatatttgttcatttcaTTACTCACACGACCGTTAAAAACCagattaatatgttttttaattgcaaataaaaaaagaacCTTAAGAATAATGTacattgaatttttttcctaaacGATGCAAGCGCATAGTTGTTTTCTTCCCATTTCTAACAACGCTCTACGAAAAGATATATCTATGAAAACTGAAACACTATAAATATATACCCCTTGAGGATAAGCATTTTATGCAAATTATATCTTTTTCTGATATATCTTCTCCCAATTATTTGAGTAAAGTAACCATTTTGGCGTAATGGAAGACCAGAAAAATGTAGAGAGTGCAAGAAATGCGCTTGTTTCAAACTATGTTACAGGTAACTATGATACAactaatcaatttattttattttttatctttatcaatAATTGTCggttgtttatatttttgttagtggAAGAGTTGAACTCAGAATCTCTCTTACCTATCAAATCTTTCAAACCTATCTTATTATTCTCAGATGTTAATAAAGAGAGAGTTGAACTCACAACCTCTtcgattttttttctaactttatcACTAAGTTACCTTATAATTTCTATGTAAGTTAACTACTTGTTTGATGTGAGATTATGTTTGTTTCTAACAATTAGACATTTTTTCTTAGGTAAGAGAACACGTTCATGGAGTCGTGAGATTCCTAGAAAGAAACGTTCAGTGATGTTGCGGAAGAAGATGACATTGAAGAGGTTTCATATACTACTTTTGAAGATGTCAGTAAATGAGGGGAACCTAGATGAATCATCCACAGAAGATGTTTTGTTGTTGAATGACGCAAGTAACTTCATAGCTACTAATGAAATAGGGCTTGGTGGAGTTCTTCTTAAGCCATCTGATAATATTTCTGCATAAAAgacttcatttatatattattaatgtgTTAAAATGACTAGATTTATCAGTGATAATGTTAtgtatgaatttgatcctattacttttaagaaaattctattgaaattaataaaaaaatcttcatgACATTATGAAGTTGACATGAAATGTGTTAGAACATGGAAGAAAGAAACGTAAAtgaaacttataatttttagatttattttggaatgtgaatataatttaatttagtgaATGTTCAGCCAACAAAAGTGTAAAGTTATgattatctttaaaattaaaaaatcaatgtaTACTTAAACTCATTGTTAGATTCTTAACTATTAAAGactttattttgttgttttgtatgttttaaGAGTGCAAAGGTGATGATTTTATTGTGGTGATATGTAACAAACTCAATCAATTAACAActaaatattttgttgaatttaggTATAATACATATAACAATTTCaccaatttaaaattcaattcatCCACTTTGAATTTCACCAATCAACTAAAGgatagtataatataatattcacCAACTTCATATGTTAATATGCAACTTTTTCctcaatacaaaaataaatattcaacattttcaaaacACCCTCAAAAAGAGTAATCACTCCATAGGATTGTAAATTGATAAACTTATACATCCATTCTAACTCGATTACAATAGTTAACAAGGATAacttttcttgtttggaaaatCTTGTAGCTTATGAAGTCATAATGAGAAATAGGATAACTACATAGATCATAGGAatctaaaataaagtaaataattaaacttaaggaaaaaataaagcttaaacataaaagaagaagagaaaattacaatatttttagaGAAAGAAGACACTTGCTTGAAGTTAGAATAttataaagaaagagaaaaaaaaaacttaaaaaagagagagaaaacatgtttttctgttattttcctttttatttatttattttattaaaatcttcATGGTATGGGAATGTTGCTGATATAAActtatttgaaaacaaaaaattaattaaatgcaggaaaagaaaagagattTTACAATTAacatgtaaatttaaattttataatagtaattaatatattcaaaattaacttttttttatttgaaaactttttaatattaattttgttaaacttatataatttatttatttaaatttttaaaaaattgtgacaataaatttaaattatattatttataagagtaatagaattaaataaataattatttaaatatttttaatatattaattataatttgaaatattatatatttatacaaatggatatataaataaaatgtaatgttatatattttacttaaaattataaattttttcataatttataaatatataaagaaaagtcAACTTTCAGTACCTGTTATCTACCAACATTGAATATAGTTAGAACTTATCTTGTTCTATTTTATCGTCATTCACTTTCTTATCCTATCCTATCTTAGTTATTAAACGAAGCTAATATAAAGAGTGGATTAAAAAACCCTACTAAACTACTTTTGAAGCCTTTAATtcgaaaataatttaatatattagtgAATTCAGATGTAAAATTGTAAATCGATATTTAAAAGCTTTAAAGTTAAAGAGAATCtcattttctaaattataatatattttacaatcttttaaaaataaacaagtacAAAATAGTAATTCTCTTGGAACTAAATTTTGAAGTCAAACAAAgagacaaatataaaataaatggaaTATAGATGACTCGAATAAGAGAGTAAAAGATATCActgttattaaaaaaacatttttattgaataaaaataacacgaATTTGTGGGTGGTTGTGACCATCGCTGTCTACCTCATTACCTCCGCTTCAACACCTTTAAGTTATGCGAGGATTTTTCACAAACATGTGTTATGTGAATGTCATCAAGTGTTGCAAACTAACAATGCAATTTCAAACACTAACTTCGaagttcttgcatgttttcttttattgtcttccattttacatttataatatttactattaattaagtttaagcttagtttattttcacaaaattgatttataaataaaagaaataaacacaGATTTTCTAAATAATGACTCTAATATATATCATGTTAGAAGTGAAATTTAAGCTTAACTTAATCCCACATAATCGACTTATAATATGAGGTTTGCACAtgccacttatatactatgaaattgtcttatctttagtcgatgtgagactttcaaCACAAATACACTTAATAACTTCCTGTAATAGTAGTTTAAGGAAGTTAAAACACTT contains:
- the LOC114178599 gene encoding GATA transcription factor 27-like codes for the protein MIVSEKFCCQHMYGLISVTPLWRNGPEDKPVLCNACGSRYKKRGSLGLEDYLPKNFQPEFFDKYKDQKAEKSERLWSTKIPTKKRSEVVYKEITPLERFHIRLLKMSKNHRNPNETSSEEVLLLNNANNFIPSTEIGIGCVILK